Proteins encoded by one window of Akkermansia muciniphila ATCC BAA-835:
- the ileS gene encoding isoleucine--tRNA ligase, which yields MSAPEKNYKDTILLPETGFPMRGDLTKNEPVRLKKWEDTGLYERILSRRMAQGAPRFLLHDGPPFANGDVHMGTALNKILKDLVLKSKTMAGYAAPYIPGWDCHGLPIEFKVVQKARDLDAAEIRRRCAEFAKGFIDIQRTSFRRLGVFGDWENPYLTMKPAYEANILRVFAKLVEDGAVYQSRKPVQWSYGAYTALAEAEIDYKEKVSSSVFVRFPLLDNPLGLKASMVIWTTTPWTLPANVGLALHPRFTYVAGRFMKNGQTENLIIVKDLLDAFAQKTGWALAETIREFKGAELENCEARHPFLSRTSTIILADFVTTDTGTGIVHIAPGHGADDYNVGRQYGLPVLSPVDDDGKYTEEVGVPSLVGKHVFDANKDIISMLEQGNNLFGVEEYRHQYPHCWRSKTPIIFRAVEQFFISMDKLRPQALEEIDKVQWLPAWGRNRIYGTVEARPDWCISRQRTWGVPLPVFFDENGKAVLDAALVRKIADMVEKHGSNIWFELSDEDLCERLGLPKTWKKGKDTLDVWIDSGSSHMAVMDSRPGLDAPADLYLEATDQHRGWFQSSLMLSVAWRGKAPYKAVMTHGFVVDKDTGKKTSKSDAKSGKPIDAAYYYDKYGADIVRLWAASVDWQNEVPFGEDLFKQVTEPYRRLRNTLRILLGNISGFDFAAQAVAPEHMPILDRWILERLNAVIRETLKAYEAYDFRKAFSAINQFCTSDLSALYVDTTKDRLYCDASSSVRRRATQTAMTIIFKALCRLLAPILAFTADEAWEYAGYEGSVHEQDFPAPMPEYDTQEASSVISRLQEIRSVIQVAIEEQVKAKVFSKNNEASITLTVPVNESEDVVALLEDRAFATEFFIIADLDVKTGPELAASAAKTEHAMCPRCRRYEPAAEGGDVCERCAEVLS from the coding sequence ATGAGTGCGCCCGAAAAGAATTACAAAGACACCATCCTGTTGCCGGAGACCGGTTTCCCCATGAGAGGGGATCTGACGAAAAACGAACCCGTACGCCTGAAAAAGTGGGAAGACACCGGGCTGTACGAACGAATTTTGTCCCGCAGGATGGCACAGGGCGCACCCCGGTTCCTCCTTCATGACGGCCCCCCCTTCGCCAACGGGGACGTGCACATGGGTACGGCCCTGAACAAAATTCTCAAGGACCTGGTCCTGAAATCAAAAACCATGGCCGGTTATGCCGCCCCCTATATTCCGGGCTGGGACTGCCACGGCCTCCCCATCGAATTCAAGGTGGTTCAGAAGGCCCGTGACCTGGATGCGGCGGAAATCCGCCGACGCTGTGCGGAATTCGCCAAAGGCTTCATTGACATTCAGCGCACTTCCTTCCGCCGCCTGGGCGTGTTCGGCGACTGGGAGAATCCCTACCTGACCATGAAGCCGGCGTATGAGGCCAACATCCTGCGCGTGTTCGCCAAACTGGTGGAAGACGGAGCGGTGTACCAGAGCCGCAAACCCGTCCAGTGGTCCTATGGGGCCTATACGGCGCTGGCGGAAGCGGAAATCGACTACAAGGAAAAGGTCAGTTCCTCCGTTTTCGTGCGCTTCCCGCTTCTGGACAATCCCCTGGGCCTGAAAGCATCCATGGTCATCTGGACCACTACTCCGTGGACGCTGCCCGCCAACGTAGGTCTCGCACTCCATCCGCGTTTCACCTACGTGGCAGGCAGGTTCATGAAAAACGGCCAGACGGAAAACCTCATCATCGTCAAGGATCTGCTGGATGCCTTCGCTCAGAAAACGGGCTGGGCTCTTGCGGAAACCATCCGTGAATTCAAGGGAGCCGAACTGGAAAACTGCGAGGCCCGCCATCCCTTCCTTTCCCGCACGTCAACAATCATCCTGGCGGACTTTGTCACCACGGACACCGGAACCGGCATCGTTCACATCGCGCCCGGCCATGGCGCAGACGACTATAACGTGGGGCGCCAATACGGGTTGCCTGTCCTCTCCCCTGTGGACGATGACGGCAAATACACGGAGGAAGTGGGCGTGCCCTCCCTGGTGGGCAAACATGTCTTTGACGCCAACAAGGACATCATTTCCATGCTGGAACAGGGCAACAACCTCTTCGGCGTGGAGGAATACCGCCACCAGTACCCGCACTGCTGGCGTTCCAAGACGCCTATTATCTTCCGGGCCGTGGAACAGTTCTTCATCTCCATGGACAAGCTCCGCCCGCAGGCCCTGGAAGAAATAGACAAGGTGCAGTGGCTGCCCGCCTGGGGCCGCAACCGCATTTACGGCACAGTGGAAGCCAGGCCGGACTGGTGCATCTCCCGCCAGCGCACCTGGGGCGTGCCGCTGCCCGTCTTCTTTGATGAAAACGGCAAAGCCGTTCTGGATGCCGCCCTGGTTCGCAAAATCGCGGATATGGTGGAGAAACACGGTTCCAACATCTGGTTCGAACTCTCCGATGAAGACCTGTGCGAACGCCTCGGCCTGCCGAAGACCTGGAAGAAGGGCAAAGATACGCTGGACGTCTGGATTGATTCCGGCAGTTCCCATATGGCCGTCATGGACAGCCGCCCCGGGCTGGATGCTCCTGCGGACCTGTACCTGGAAGCTACGGACCAGCACCGCGGCTGGTTCCAGAGTTCCCTGATGCTTTCCGTCGCCTGGCGCGGCAAGGCCCCGTACAAGGCCGTGATGACCCACGGCTTCGTCGTGGACAAGGACACCGGGAAAAAAACCTCCAAATCCGACGCCAAGAGCGGCAAACCCATTGACGCGGCCTATTACTACGACAAATACGGCGCAGACATCGTGCGCCTGTGGGCCGCCTCCGTGGACTGGCAAAATGAAGTCCCCTTCGGGGAAGATCTCTTCAAACAGGTGACGGAACCCTACCGCCGCCTCCGCAATACCCTGCGCATCCTGCTGGGCAATATCAGCGGATTTGACTTCGCCGCGCAGGCGGTCGCCCCGGAACACATGCCCATCCTGGACCGCTGGATTCTGGAACGCCTGAACGCCGTCATCAGGGAAACGCTGAAGGCCTATGAAGCTTATGACTTCCGCAAAGCGTTCAGTGCCATCAACCAGTTCTGCACCAGCGACCTGTCCGCTCTGTACGTGGACACCACCAAGGACCGCCTGTACTGCGACGCTTCCTCCTCCGTGCGCCGCCGCGCCACACAAACGGCCATGACCATTATCTTCAAGGCTCTGTGCCGCCTGCTGGCACCCATCCTGGCCTTCACGGCGGATGAAGCCTGGGAATACGCGGGATATGAAGGCAGCGTGCATGAGCAGGACTTTCCCGCCCCCATGCCGGAATACGATACCCAGGAGGCGTCCTCCGTCATTTCCCGTCTCCAGGAAATCAGGTCCGTCATCCAGGTAGCCATTGAAGAACAAGTGAAAGCCAAGGTATTTTCCAAAAATAATGAGGCCTCCATTACCCTGACCGTTCCCGTGAATGAGAGCGAAGACGTAGTGGCGCTGCTGGAAGACCGGGCGTTTGCCACGGAATTTTTCATCATTGCGGACCTTGACGTGAAAACCGGTCCGGAACTGGCGGCCTCCGCTGCAAAAACGGAACATGCTATGTGCCCGCGCTGCCGCCGGTATGAACCGGCGGCGGAAGGCGGAGACGTATGCGAACGCTGCGCGGAAGTTCTTTCCTGA
- a CDS encoding signal peptidase II, whose translation MDPQTEKEPAPHKKTPPGWLWWSLLGAGLYVLDQASKLWIIRRFPLNYLNEKHHKYAYLPDFPGFSHINADGTLDFATNGRMPEAELARLPDLNPNTVDALNKLRELEPISFLDGTMNITRVHNTGVAFGLGNGTVWSSYLFLAVPVLAIVVLVVLYRKNLFHTAWLKLAYVLLLAGVAGNLTDRLIQGFLIPYEQQHGFFTKLMNGYVVDFIDVTIPLFNYRWPAFNVADSCIFVAAIIFFVASIFSAKNKEEKTS comes from the coding sequence ATGGACCCCCAGACGGAAAAAGAACCCGCCCCCCATAAAAAGACGCCTCCCGGCTGGCTCTGGTGGAGCTTGCTGGGCGCAGGGCTGTATGTGCTGGACCAGGCCAGCAAGCTGTGGATTATCCGCCGCTTCCCGCTGAACTACCTGAACGAAAAGCACCATAAGTACGCCTACCTGCCGGACTTTCCGGGCTTCTCTCACATCAATGCGGACGGCACGCTGGACTTCGCCACGAACGGGCGCATGCCGGAAGCGGAACTGGCGAGGCTCCCGGATCTGAATCCAAACACGGTGGACGCCCTGAACAAACTGAGGGAACTGGAACCCATCTCCTTTCTGGACGGAACCATGAACATTACCCGCGTGCACAACACGGGCGTTGCCTTCGGGCTGGGGAACGGCACCGTCTGGTCCAGCTATCTTTTCCTGGCAGTTCCCGTGCTCGCCATCGTAGTCCTGGTCGTGCTTTACCGGAAAAACCTCTTCCACACGGCATGGCTCAAGCTGGCCTATGTCCTGCTGCTGGCGGGCGTAGCCGGCAACCTGACGGACCGACTGATTCAGGGGTTCCTGATTCCGTATGAGCAACAGCACGGTTTCTTCACCAAGCTGATGAACGGTTACGTGGTGGACTTCATTGACGTCACCATCCCCCTCTTCAACTACCGCTGGCCCGCCTTCAATGTGGCGGACTCCTGCATCTTCGTAGCGGCAATTATTTTCTTCGTCGCCAGCATTTTCTCCGCCAAGAATAAAGAAGAAAAAACATCCTGA
- a CDS encoding DUF1573 domain-containing protein, with the protein MTTRLVILSGLLLCGSLASGKNELSFKETVVPVKVAPDQDSITASFPFTNTSGTPVTISKIHVSCDCTTAGAKDNKLTYAPGESGVISAVMKTGNFSGTVDKDMTVHANGSAYKLVIRAQIPDIIRMEPRKLEWARGEAAVPKTIKITISKELPVNLTTVDLTGDAFDYEPVTVKKGREYKIIVTPKSTARPAFNTIWVRTDSAVPRYKRQMGFLAIKEN; encoded by the coding sequence ATGACCACCCGGCTCGTTATTCTGTCAGGACTGCTTTTGTGCGGAAGCCTCGCCTCCGGCAAAAATGAATTGTCCTTCAAGGAAACGGTGGTTCCGGTAAAGGTGGCTCCGGACCAGGACAGCATCACGGCATCCTTCCCCTTCACCAACACTTCCGGCACCCCGGTCACCATCAGTAAAATCCACGTTTCCTGCGACTGCACCACCGCCGGAGCGAAGGATAACAAGCTGACGTATGCCCCGGGGGAATCCGGCGTCATCAGCGCCGTAATGAAAACCGGCAATTTTTCCGGCACCGTGGACAAGGACATGACGGTGCACGCCAACGGCTCCGCCTACAAGCTGGTAATACGCGCGCAGATCCCGGACATCATCCGGATGGAACCCCGCAAGCTGGAATGGGCCAGAGGAGAGGCCGCCGTGCCCAAAACCATAAAAATCACCATCTCCAAAGAATTGCCCGTCAACCTGACCACGGTGGATTTGACGGGAGACGCCTTTGACTACGAGCCTGTAACCGTGAAAAAAGGCAGGGAATATAAAATCATCGTCACTCCCAAATCCACGGCCAGGCCGGCCTTCAACACCATCTGGGTGCGCACGGATTCCGCCGTGCCGCGCTACAAGCGCCAAATGGGGTTCCTGGCCATCAAGGAAAACTGA
- a CDS encoding rhodanese-like domain-containing protein, which translates to MRDAFSTALKLLLAVFLLAVGVAALDLRVIQPFRTPPCNPETLEEGHVCLSQVLKEWPGKILWIDARKQDDFERHTVTQAPVYPIRPADANYQELLANAMEALMTAEDKGFCIVIFCSRDCTSSAAVANELKKPEYGIRAPIFILEGGWDELRKEPSLVP; encoded by the coding sequence ATGAGAGACGCCTTTTCCACCGCTCTGAAACTCCTGCTGGCCGTATTTCTGCTGGCCGTAGGCGTCGCCGCGCTGGATCTGCGCGTCATCCAGCCGTTCCGCACGCCGCCCTGCAACCCGGAAACTCTGGAGGAAGGGCACGTGTGCCTCTCCCAGGTATTAAAGGAATGGCCGGGAAAAATCCTCTGGATAGATGCCAGAAAGCAGGACGACTTTGAACGCCATACCGTCACCCAGGCTCCCGTTTACCCCATCCGCCCGGCGGATGCCAATTACCAGGAACTCCTGGCAAATGCCATGGAAGCCCTGATGACGGCAGAGGACAAGGGATTCTGCATCGTCATCTTTTGCAGCAGGGACTGTACCTCCAGCGCGGCCGTGGCCAATGAACTGAAAAAGCCGGAATACGGCATCCGCGCGCCCATTTTCATTCTGGAAGGAGGCTGGGATGAATTGCGCAAAGAACCCTCACTAGTACCATAG
- a CDS encoding aminotransferase class V-fold PLP-dependent enzyme — protein sequence MLDTATIRPQFPILETSVHGKPLIYLDNAATTQKPLAVLDAIRHYYDTENANVHRGSHYLSQLATEAHEESRETVARFINAPETAEVLFTSGCTMGINLAADTIAGSGMVKPGDEVIVTASEHHSNIVPWQMLCERTGAVLKAVPLTPGQTLDMEAYRNMLSPRTRIVAVGHVSNTLGTVNPVREMAALAKENRQETIVLIDGAQAVSHMNVDVQELGCDLYAFSGHKLYAPTGIGALWGKRELLEKLPPWMGGGEMIKEVTFEKTVYNDIPFKYEAGTPNIGGAVGLAAAIRYVSGLGLDNIAAHEQKLTDMAVEGLKAMPRLTVLAPDVPHSAVVSVLAEGVHHYDLGTLLDQMGIAVRTGHHCCQPLMCALGTTGTTRASFALYNTEEEVQTFLKSMNRALDMLS from the coding sequence ATGCTTGACACAGCAACCATTCGCCCGCAGTTCCCCATTCTGGAAACCAGCGTGCACGGCAAGCCTCTCATTTACCTGGATAATGCGGCCACTACGCAAAAACCCCTGGCCGTGCTGGACGCCATCCGTCACTACTACGATACGGAGAACGCCAATGTGCACCGCGGCTCCCACTACCTGAGCCAGCTCGCGACGGAAGCGCATGAAGAATCGCGGGAAACGGTGGCGCGGTTCATCAACGCGCCGGAAACGGCGGAAGTCCTGTTCACCTCCGGCTGTACGATGGGCATCAACCTGGCGGCGGATACCATCGCCGGGTCCGGCATGGTCAAACCGGGAGACGAAGTCATCGTAACCGCTTCCGAACACCATTCCAATATCGTTCCCTGGCAAATGCTGTGCGAACGCACGGGCGCCGTCCTGAAAGCGGTTCCCCTGACGCCGGGCCAGACCCTGGACATGGAAGCTTACCGGAACATGCTTTCCCCACGCACCCGCATCGTAGCTGTGGGACACGTTTCCAATACGCTGGGAACGGTTAATCCCGTGAGGGAAATGGCCGCGCTCGCCAAGGAGAACAGGCAGGAAACCATCGTGCTGATTGACGGAGCCCAGGCTGTTTCCCATATGAATGTGGACGTTCAGGAACTGGGCTGCGACCTGTATGCCTTTTCCGGCCACAAGCTGTACGCACCCACCGGCATCGGCGCGCTGTGGGGAAAAAGGGAGCTGCTGGAAAAACTGCCGCCGTGGATGGGCGGCGGGGAAATGATCAAGGAAGTCACCTTTGAAAAAACCGTTTACAACGACATCCCGTTCAAATATGAAGCGGGAACGCCCAACATTGGCGGGGCAGTGGGTCTGGCGGCCGCCATCCGCTACGTCTCCGGGCTGGGTCTGGACAACATTGCCGCCCATGAACAGAAACTGACGGATATGGCGGTGGAAGGCCTGAAGGCCATGCCGCGCCTGACCGTACTGGCCCCGGACGTGCCGCACAGCGCCGTGGTCTCCGTCCTGGCGGAGGGCGTCCACCACTATGACCTGGGTACGCTGCTGGACCAGATGGGAATTGCCGTAAGAACCGGGCACCATTGCTGCCAGCCGCTCATGTGCGCCCTGGGCACCACCGGGACTACCCGCGCCTCCTTTGCCCTGTACAATACGGAAGAGGAAGTGCAGACCTTCCTCAAATCCATGAACCGGGCGCTGGACATGCTCTCCTGA
- a CDS encoding esterase/lipase family protein gives MKTVSILLLGLAIGLSGCSLHQRQEMEYAHYQDDAAAIREAHAAWLILSSPNRSREWPEARKKYNACIRELAAHLKEAKRKGGMDEEKRLNLPFVIEKSPYAKDSNPWFYEAIFMSDEVDPTFRLRESVTVEGMGIPLAGLAPRGGSRPHANVLKDNGNVHTLTAILDFDRMVDGKPTLRTIPRLMNEHIFIGKNKVRQPLAANFSVPIALFWKLSDADGTELLGAFRPKKAINTMGLYFSEPYDPRKIPVVFTHGLMSGPATFANLTNRLLVDPVIRENYQFWFFGYPSGLAWTIPANRQRQALKELMQEYNPRGTSREMNNIVMVGHSMGGLITRFNNSTKPWTLMKGLFELPPETFAGMTMGNWKNGLAPLNCDEHTLEQLQNNFIFSPSSSVTRIVYMATPHRGSTFADNWIGRLGQHLIDLPSDMLEEVTRIATLSRGMFLLNPLQLKDELTSIRQLSPNSSLVKYMSELRGSPNVPVHSIIGDRGRNDTPNSSDGVVKYHSSHLDWSASEKIVPSGHSVQDDPASAVELRRILREHLVKVKGRKTLEEADAKAATPVWQANPSPPIILKRP, from the coding sequence ATGAAAACGGTTTCCATCCTTCTCTTAGGACTGGCCATAGGCCTTTCCGGCTGTTCCCTGCACCAGAGGCAGGAAATGGAGTACGCCCATTACCAGGATGACGCCGCGGCTATCCGGGAGGCCCATGCCGCATGGCTCATTCTTTCCTCTCCCAACCGCAGCCGGGAATGGCCGGAAGCCCGGAAAAAATACAATGCGTGCATTCGGGAGCTGGCCGCCCACCTGAAGGAAGCCAAACGCAAAGGCGGCATGGATGAGGAGAAGCGCCTGAACCTTCCCTTCGTCATTGAAAAATCTCCCTATGCCAAGGACAGCAATCCGTGGTTCTATGAGGCCATTTTCATGTCCGATGAAGTGGACCCCACCTTCCGCCTGCGCGAAAGCGTGACGGTGGAGGGAATGGGCATACCGCTGGCGGGGCTGGCGCCCCGGGGTGGTTCCCGCCCCCATGCCAACGTGCTTAAGGACAACGGCAACGTGCACACGCTGACGGCCATTCTGGACTTTGACCGCATGGTGGACGGGAAACCTACCCTCCGCACCATTCCGCGCCTGATGAATGAGCACATCTTCATTGGCAAAAACAAGGTGCGGCAGCCTCTGGCGGCCAATTTTTCCGTCCCCATCGCTCTCTTCTGGAAGCTTTCCGACGCAGACGGGACGGAACTGCTGGGGGCATTCCGCCCCAAAAAGGCCATCAATACGATGGGGCTTTATTTTTCCGAACCCTATGACCCCCGGAAAATACCCGTGGTTTTCACCCACGGCCTGATGTCCGGCCCCGCCACCTTCGCTAACCTGACCAACCGTCTCCTGGTGGATCCGGTCATCCGGGAAAACTACCAATTCTGGTTCTTCGGCTATCCGTCCGGGCTGGCCTGGACCATTCCGGCCAACAGGCAGCGGCAGGCCCTGAAGGAGCTCATGCAGGAATACAATCCCCGCGGGACATCCAGGGAAATGAACAACATCGTCATGGTGGGGCACTCCATGGGCGGCCTCATCACCCGCTTCAATAACTCCACCAAACCCTGGACGCTGATGAAGGGACTCTTTGAACTTCCTCCGGAAACCTTCGCAGGCATGACGATGGGAAACTGGAAAAACGGACTGGCGCCCCTGAACTGTGACGAACATACGCTTGAACAGCTCCAGAACAATTTCATCTTCTCCCCGTCCAGCAGCGTCACGCGCATCGTGTACATGGCCACCCCGCACCGCGGTTCCACTTTCGCGGACAACTGGATAGGAAGGCTGGGACAGCACCTGATCGACCTCCCCTCGGACATGCTGGAAGAAGTCACCCGCATCGCCACTCTCAGCCGCGGCATGTTCCTCCTTAACCCCCTGCAACTGAAGGACGAGCTGACCAGCATCCGCCAGCTTTCCCCAAATTCATCCCTGGTCAAATACATGTCGGAGCTGCGCGGCTCCCCAAATGTTCCCGTTCATTCCATCATTGGAGACAGGGGAAGGAACGACACGCCCAATTCCTCCGACGGAGTGGTCAAGTACCACTCATCCCACCTGGACTGGAGCGCCAGTGAAAAAATCGTTCCGTCCGGGCACAGCGTGCAGGATGACCCGGCCTCCGCCGTGGAACTGCGGCGCATCCTCCGGGAACACCTGGTCAAGGTCAAAGGCCGTAAAACGCTCGAAGAAGCGGACGCGAAAGCCGCCACTCCCGTATGGCAGGCCAATCCCTCGCCGCCTATCATCCTGAAAAGGCCCTGA
- a CDS encoding discoidin domain-containing protein: MSADDSFPMDQISSLFPQLENIQLVGAKGPQQIFTATLKSNFAPVMLRVVPTEEAGIFGWDPEFIVRSLTIVEQSHQGLLRVYEVGQAGPFTFIISEHSPYPRLADMNTLPQISPQAALNLVRNMAEGLLTLHRKNIFHGGITPKLICLREDGGDALLLPINIYPAQPPVDMGDFASPEWVTGAETTFTPGMDIYALGLALYILLTRKTPMEAGFAMPSSLIKCSDAVDSAVSRAINPDTRERYRDLGDFITDLDKAIANPAGRNAASIPPPPSSPAIPALNMQKGQSNIYYYLIPALIVGIVLTYTCILYKKDVVRMRNDYNEQVQKENNAKAEAARQANRDARRHAPATAQNAAAAIPSPVPATRPAQAPAVPKVSAEPGKVNWSLQPGVKVRQSSNRNMLGAYGPEKAVDGNTSSRISDVSISATGVVEGKTAWFGIDFGRETNRTIEKVVIYTPANLTLLGTMEKFKVILYGNDKNVLAEKTFSTTPSEKSTNVTSWKLDAPVKARALRVESANPSQPLALTEVEAYGPEDVEDTPAPAPAEK; this comes from the coding sequence ATGTCTGCTGACGATTCCTTTCCCATGGACCAGATTTCCTCTCTCTTTCCCCAATTGGAAAATATCCAGCTTGTCGGAGCCAAAGGCCCCCAGCAAATTTTCACAGCTACCCTGAAATCAAACTTTGCTCCCGTCATGCTGCGGGTGGTTCCCACGGAAGAAGCCGGCATCTTCGGCTGGGATCCTGAATTCATCGTCCGCTCCCTCACCATCGTGGAACAATCCCACCAGGGGCTCCTGCGCGTTTATGAAGTAGGACAGGCGGGGCCGTTTACTTTCATCATCTCCGAACACTCCCCCTATCCGCGTCTGGCGGATATGAATACCCTTCCCCAAATATCTCCCCAGGCGGCGCTCAACCTGGTGCGCAACATGGCGGAAGGACTGCTGACGCTGCACCGGAAAAACATTTTTCACGGGGGCATCACGCCCAAGCTGATTTGCCTGCGCGAAGACGGCGGAGACGCCCTACTGCTGCCCATCAACATTTATCCCGCCCAACCTCCGGTGGACATGGGGGACTTCGCCTCTCCGGAGTGGGTCACCGGAGCGGAAACCACGTTCACGCCGGGCATGGATATTTACGCACTGGGGCTGGCGCTTTACATTCTGCTTACCCGCAAAACGCCGATGGAAGCGGGCTTTGCCATGCCCTCCTCGCTAATCAAATGCAGCGATGCCGTGGATTCGGCAGTCTCCCGCGCCATCAATCCGGATACCCGGGAACGCTACCGGGACCTGGGGGATTTCATCACGGATCTGGATAAAGCCATTGCCAATCCTGCGGGAAGAAATGCGGCCTCCATCCCTCCGCCGCCATCTTCCCCGGCCATTCCGGCCCTGAACATGCAAAAAGGGCAGTCCAACATCTATTACTATCTCATTCCGGCCCTGATCGTGGGCATTGTGCTGACCTATACCTGCATCCTGTATAAGAAGGATGTCGTTAGAATGCGCAATGATTATAATGAACAGGTGCAAAAGGAAAATAACGCGAAAGCGGAAGCGGCAAGACAAGCGAACAGGGACGCGCGCCGCCACGCTCCGGCCACCGCGCAAAACGCCGCTGCGGCCATTCCTTCACCTGTTCCGGCCACGCGTCCGGCGCAGGCGCCGGCAGTTCCCAAAGTTTCCGCGGAACCCGGCAAAGTCAATTGGAGCCTTCAACCCGGCGTCAAAGTTCGCCAGAGTTCCAACCGCAACATGCTGGGAGCTTACGGTCCGGAAAAGGCCGTTGACGGCAATACCAGCTCCAGGATTTCCGACGTTTCAATCAGCGCCACAGGCGTGGTTGAAGGGAAAACCGCCTGGTTCGGAATTGACTTCGGCAGGGAGACCAACCGCACCATAGAAAAGGTGGTCATTTACACGCCGGCCAACCTGACGCTGCTGGGCACCATGGAAAAATTCAAGGTAATCCTCTACGGCAATGACAAAAACGTGCTGGCGGAAAAAACCTTCAGCACCACCCCTTCGGAAAAATCCACCAACGTCACTTCCTGGAAACTGGACGCTCCGGTCAAGGCGCGCGCCCTGCGCGTGGAATCCGCAAATCCCTCCCAGCCGCTGGCGTTGACGGAAGTGGAAGCGTACGGACCGGAAGATGTGGAGGACACACCGGCTCCCGCACCTGCGGAAAAATAA
- the rplS gene encoding 50S ribosomal protein L19, with protein MNIINKIEQEQLKADVTPFNVGDTIKVHTRVIEGGKERIQIFQGIVIAKRGSGINEAFTVRKISYGEGVERVFPLHTPRIAKIEVVNRGKVRRAKLHYLRGRIGKDAMIVKSANR; from the coding sequence ATGAACATTATCAACAAAATCGAGCAAGAGCAACTCAAGGCGGATGTGACCCCATTTAACGTAGGTGATACCATCAAGGTTCACACTCGTGTTATTGAAGGCGGCAAGGAACGTATCCAGATTTTCCAGGGCATTGTGATCGCCAAGCGCGGTTCCGGCATCAATGAAGCTTTCACCGTCCGCAAAATTTCCTACGGTGAAGGCGTGGAACGCGTATTCCCCCTGCATACTCCCCGCATTGCCAAGATTGAAGTCGTGAACCGCGGCAAAGTCCGCCGCGCCAAACTTCACTATCTGCGCGGCCGCATCGGCAAGGATGCCATGATTGTGAAGTCTGCCAACCGGTAA